One segment of Actinomyces sp. 432 DNA contains the following:
- the glyA gene encoding serine hydroxymethyltransferase, with the protein MTDSAATARTALNNQSLADLDPEIAAVLDDELARQRGTLEMIASENFVPRAVLQAQGSVLTNKYAEGYPGRRYYGGCEVVDVAESLAIERAKAVFGAEWANVQPHSGAQANAAVLHALANGGDTILGLSLAHGGHLTHGMKINFSGKNYHATAYGVDETTHRIEMEQVRQAALRERPRVIIAGWSAYPRHLDFEAFRSIADEVGAALWTDMAHFAGLVAAGLHPSPLPWSDVVSTTVHKTLGGPRSGMLLTNRAEQWGKKLNSAVFPGQQGGPLMHVIAAKAVAMKIAGTDVFKDRQARTLEGASILAQRLLADDVAAAGIKLVTGGTDVHLVLVDLRDSALDGQQAEDLLHDAGITVNRNAVPFDPRPPRVTSGLRIGTPALATRGFGPAEFTEVAEIIATTLVAGAAGKADDELLASLRGRVRTLTDAFPLYPGLAQ; encoded by the coding sequence ATGACCGACTCCGCGGCCACCGCCCGCACCGCCCTCAACAACCAGTCCCTGGCCGACCTCGACCCGGAGATCGCCGCCGTCCTCGACGACGAGCTCGCCCGCCAGCGCGGGACCCTGGAGATGATCGCCTCGGAGAACTTCGTGCCGCGCGCCGTCCTGCAGGCGCAGGGGAGCGTGCTGACCAACAAGTACGCCGAGGGCTACCCCGGGCGCCGCTACTACGGCGGCTGCGAAGTCGTCGACGTAGCCGAGTCCCTGGCAATCGAGCGCGCCAAGGCCGTCTTTGGTGCCGAGTGGGCCAATGTCCAGCCGCACTCCGGCGCCCAGGCCAACGCCGCCGTCCTGCACGCCCTGGCCAACGGCGGTGACACCATCCTCGGCCTGTCGCTCGCACACGGCGGTCACCTCACGCACGGCATGAAGATCAACTTCTCCGGCAAGAACTACCACGCCACCGCCTACGGCGTGGACGAGACCACCCACCGCATCGAAATGGAGCAGGTGCGCCAGGCCGCCCTGCGCGAGCGCCCCCGCGTGATCATCGCCGGCTGGTCCGCCTACCCCCGCCACCTCGACTTCGAGGCCTTCCGCTCCATCGCCGACGAGGTCGGGGCCGCCCTGTGGACCGACATGGCGCACTTCGCCGGGCTGGTCGCCGCCGGTCTGCACCCGTCCCCGCTGCCGTGGTCCGACGTCGTGTCCACCACCGTTCACAAGACCCTCGGCGGCCCCCGCTCCGGCATGCTGCTGACCAACCGTGCCGAGCAGTGGGGCAAGAAACTCAACTCCGCCGTCTTCCCCGGCCAGCAGGGCGGCCCGCTCATGCACGTGATCGCCGCAAAGGCAGTCGCCATGAAGATCGCCGGCACCGACGTGTTCAAGGACCGCCAGGCCCGCACGCTTGAGGGCGCCTCCATCCTCGCCCAGCGCCTGCTCGCCGACGACGTCGCGGCCGCCGGCATCAAGCTTGTCACCGGTGGCACCGACGTCCACCTGGTGCTGGTGGACCTGCGTGACTCCGCCCTGGACGGTCAGCAGGCCGAAGACCTCCTCCATGACGCCGGCATCACCGTCAACCGCAACGCCGTCCCCTTCGACCCGCGCCCGCCGCGCGTCACCTCCGGCCTGCGCATCGGCACGCCGGCCCTAGCCACCCGCGGCTTCGGACCCGCGGAGTTCACCGAGGTCGCCGAGATCATCGCCACCACCCTGGTGGCGGGCGCGGCCGGCAAGGCCGACGACGAACTGCTCGCCTCCCTACGCGGGCGCGTGCGCACGCTCACCGACGCCTTCCCGCTCTACCCGGGGCTGGCCCAGTGA
- a CDS encoding bifunctional methylenetetrahydrofolate dehydrogenase/methenyltetrahydrofolate cyclohydrolase, giving the protein MRAPWSGPARVLDGKATAAALKAELAERVAALRERGITPGLGTVLVGEDPGSVKYVAGKHADCAEVGIESIRVDLPATTTQAEIEAAIDRLNADPACTGYIVQLPLPAGIDTNAILERVDPDKDADGLHPTNLGRLVLRGTGPITSPLPCTPRACIELITRHGIDLAGKNVCVIGRGVTVGRSIGLLLMRKDVNATVDVCHTGTRDLAEHVRRADVVIAAAGSAGIVTADMVAPGAVVLDVGVSRVVNPHTGKGRIMGDVADGVDQVAAWLSPNPGGVGPMTRALLLANVVEIAERNATDS; this is encoded by the coding sequence GTGAGGGCCCCGTGGAGCGGTCCCGCCCGCGTCCTGGACGGCAAGGCGACCGCGGCGGCCCTCAAGGCCGAACTGGCCGAGCGCGTGGCCGCTCTGCGCGAGCGCGGCATCACCCCCGGCCTGGGCACGGTGCTGGTCGGTGAGGACCCCGGCAGCGTCAAGTACGTGGCCGGCAAACACGCGGACTGCGCCGAGGTCGGCATCGAGTCGATCCGCGTGGACCTGCCAGCCACCACCACGCAGGCCGAGATCGAGGCGGCCATTGACCGCCTCAACGCCGACCCCGCCTGCACCGGCTACATCGTCCAGCTGCCGCTGCCCGCCGGCATCGACACCAACGCCATCCTGGAGCGCGTCGACCCCGACAAGGACGCCGACGGCCTGCACCCCACCAACCTCGGCCGCCTGGTGCTGCGGGGCACCGGTCCGATCACCTCGCCGCTGCCGTGCACGCCGCGTGCGTGCATCGAGTTGATCACCCGCCACGGAATCGACCTGGCCGGCAAGAACGTGTGCGTCATCGGCCGCGGCGTCACCGTGGGCCGCTCCATCGGTCTGCTGCTGATGCGCAAGGACGTCAACGCTACCGTCGACGTCTGCCACACCGGCACCCGGGACCTGGCCGAGCACGTGCGCCGCGCCGACGTCGTCATCGCCGCCGCCGGCTCGGCCGGCATCGTCACGGCCGACATGGTCGCGCCCGGAGCGGTGGTTCTGGACGTGGGCGTCTCCCGCGTAGTCAACCCGCACACCGGCAAGGGCAGGATCATGGGCGACGTGGCCGACGGCGTCGACCAAGTTGCCGCCTGGCTGTCCCCGAACCCCGGGGGAGTCGGCCCGATGACGCGTGCGCTGCTGCTGGCGAACGTCGTCGAGATCGCCGAGCGCAACGCGACCGACTCATAG
- a CDS encoding exodeoxyribonuclease III, translated as MRVATINVNGIRAAARKHMDSWLESSAPDVLLLQEVRADEATAAALLPGYESVIWPCRVKGRAGVAVAVRQGAPVTAGAVRRGVSAPGSEEPDVDSGRWLEVDLTATNGAGAQTPLTVVSAYFHSGQVGTVKMDQKYAHLNLVDARMTTLLADAAAGGPNVLMAGDLNIVRSERDIKNWRPNHNKSAGVLDEEIAYLERWFGSGWVDVARSLAPDAQGPYTWWSQRGKAFDNDAGWRIDYQVATPQLAERARSFTVDRAPSYAERWSDHAPVVVDYDL; from the coding sequence ATGCGCGTAGCCACTATCAACGTCAACGGCATCAGGGCTGCAGCCCGTAAGCACATGGACTCCTGGCTGGAGTCCAGCGCCCCGGATGTACTGCTGTTGCAAGAGGTACGCGCCGACGAAGCCACCGCGGCCGCGCTGCTGCCCGGCTACGAGTCGGTGATCTGGCCGTGCCGCGTGAAGGGAAGGGCCGGCGTCGCCGTGGCGGTGCGTCAGGGTGCGCCGGTGACCGCAGGCGCGGTGCGTCGCGGCGTCTCCGCGCCCGGGAGCGAGGAGCCGGATGTGGACTCCGGCCGCTGGCTGGAGGTGGACCTGACGGCCACAAACGGTGCCGGGGCTCAAACCCCGCTGACGGTCGTGTCCGCCTACTTCCACTCCGGTCAGGTGGGTACCGTGAAGATGGACCAGAAGTATGCACACCTGAACCTGGTGGACGCGCGCATGACGACGCTGCTCGCCGATGCGGCGGCCGGCGGGCCGAACGTGCTCATGGCCGGGGACCTGAACATCGTGCGCTCCGAGCGCGATATCAAGAACTGGCGTCCCAACCACAACAAGTCCGCAGGGGTGCTGGACGAGGAGATCGCCTACCTAGAGCGCTGGTTCGGGTCCGGGTGGGTGGACGTGGCGCGCAGCCTCGCGCCCGACGCGCAGGGGCCATACACCTGGTGGTCGCAGCGCGGCAAGGCCTTCGACAACGACGCCGGCTGGCGCATCGACTACCAGGTGGCGACGCCGCAGTTGGCCGAGCGGGCCCGCTCCTTCACCGTTGACCGGGCACCCAGCTACGCCGAGCGCTGGTCCGACCACGCCCCGGTCGTGGTCGACTACGACCTGTGA
- a CDS encoding acylphosphatase has translation MERRFFDVFRRQPSNPEPAAEAPAARADGDRAAGGSGEANDAAPASDRHRTIHAIVSGRVQGVGFRWSCMEEGERLGLVGEVRNLDDGDVEVFAQGPADDVARMIAWLYHGPRWASVASVRITDMNPGSLRHRAFIMGN, from the coding sequence ATGGAGCGCAGGTTCTTTGACGTCTTCCGCCGCCAGCCAAGCAATCCCGAGCCAGCTGCTGAGGCTCCTGCGGCCCGCGCCGACGGGGACCGGGCCGCAGGAGGCTCCGGCGAAGCCAATGACGCCGCCCCCGCGTCCGATCGCCACCGCACGATTCACGCCATAGTCTCCGGGCGCGTGCAAGGGGTCGGCTTCCGCTGGTCCTGCATGGAGGAGGGGGAGCGGCTCGGGCTGGTGGGCGAGGTGCGCAACCTGGACGACGGCGACGTGGAGGTCTTCGCCCAGGGCCCGGCTGACGACGTCGCCCGCATGATCGCCTGGCTGTACCACGGCCCGCGCTGGGCCAGTGTCGCCTCCGTGCGCATCACCGATATGAACCCCGGCAGCCTGCGGCACCGCGCGTTCATCATGGGCAACTGA
- a CDS encoding ABC transporter permease, producing MTGVFTGFFGALVEAWAQLRIGKLRVMLSLVGVGAAVAAMTFVIALGQVTSAIIDQEIASYAGRPGTVRIDVAPTGRGVSGDFTTGSDDPGVAEAMETAGTESGTDTTARITEAQMRLVERYSASSWATNYPQQLRLAFPGGSRSVETNVVSLGYGTLHHTAVAQGRWFSAADEDDLSPALVVSQGFLEQLGYTTLDGPLTVRAHSPARTTYTIVGVLKPDDLTWCAGDVDASDYCTQSITAYALAAPYERWLSQETRAELPAPILEIWAGQEQEQELISLATKDLDAQFGAGSTSAWSNTAEMQGLDTSGFTTTVTIAGVFVMILGALSLINISMVTVKQRIHEIGVRRSFGATSRRIFFSIMLESVVATVVAGVIGIGIAIVGMRVAPLDALLGVAVETRPPFPMSAALIGLIAATVVGALSGIIPALVAVRIKPIDAIRY from the coding sequence ATGACTGGCGTATTCACCGGTTTCTTCGGCGCCCTGGTGGAGGCCTGGGCGCAGCTGCGCATTGGCAAGCTGCGAGTCATGCTGTCCCTGGTCGGGGTGGGGGCGGCGGTGGCCGCCATGACCTTCGTGATTGCCCTGGGCCAGGTGACCAGCGCGATCATCGACCAGGAGATCGCCAGCTACGCCGGCCGTCCCGGAACAGTGCGGATCGATGTCGCGCCGACCGGGCGCGGAGTCAGTGGTGACTTCACCACCGGTTCAGACGACCCCGGTGTTGCCGAGGCCATGGAGACCGCCGGAACCGAGTCCGGCACCGACACCACCGCCCGCATCACCGAGGCGCAGATGAGGCTGGTGGAGCGTTACAGTGCGAGCAGCTGGGCCACCAATTACCCGCAGCAGCTGCGGCTGGCCTTCCCCGGCGGCTCCCGCTCCGTGGAGACCAATGTTGTCAGCCTCGGATACGGCACGCTTCACCACACCGCCGTGGCGCAGGGCCGCTGGTTCTCCGCCGCCGACGAGGACGACCTCTCCCCCGCGCTGGTCGTCTCCCAGGGCTTCCTCGAGCAGCTGGGGTACACGACCCTGGATGGTCCGCTCACCGTGCGGGCCCACTCACCGGCGCGGACGACTTACACGATCGTCGGCGTGCTCAAGCCGGACGACCTGACCTGGTGCGCAGGCGACGTTGACGCCAGTGACTACTGCACCCAGTCGATCACCGCCTATGCACTGGCCGCGCCGTACGAGCGGTGGCTGAGTCAGGAGACACGTGCCGAGCTGCCGGCCCCAATCTTGGAGATCTGGGCCGGGCAGGAGCAGGAGCAGGAACTGATCAGCCTGGCAACCAAGGATCTCGATGCACAGTTCGGTGCCGGCTCCACCAGTGCCTGGTCAAACACCGCGGAAATGCAGGGCCTGGACACCAGCGGCTTCACAACCACGGTGACCATCGCGGGCGTGTTCGTCATGATCCTGGGAGCGCTCAGCCTGATCAATATCTCCATGGTGACCGTCAAGCAGCGCATCCACGAGATCGGTGTGCGCCGCTCCTTCGGCGCCACTAGCCGCCGGATCTTCTTCTCCATCATGCTGGAGTCGGTGGTGGCAACCGTGGTGGCCGGTGTAATCGGGATCGGCATCGCGATTGTAGGCATGCGTGTAGCGCCATTGGATGCGCTGCTGGGAGTAGCGGTGGAAACAAGGCCGCCGTTCCCGATGTCGGCCGCCTTGATCGGTCTTATCGCCGCGACGGTAGTGGGCGCGTTGTCCGGCATCATCCCGGCTCTGGTGGCGGTGCGGATCAAGCCGATCGACGCCATCCGCTACTGA
- a CDS encoding ABC transporter ATP-binding protein, with protein sequence MRGIARTFEVPGAPPLQILTDVNLDVAAGEHVAVVGRSGTGKSTLLNLIGLIDQPTSGTYTVDRQDTRRLGEARRARLRGRTFSFVFQSFNLIAGLSTTENVAAPLLYDTGSAFWTRTRRAEELLAAVGLEEKIGAPIGNLSGGEQQRVAIARALARRPRVILADEPTGALDVDTGALVMELLERQCHETGAALIVITHDLAVAGRAHTQYRLDHGVLTPITVHHERTGGLDEFTEEINAVPEEAAS encoded by the coding sequence ATGCGGGGTATCGCCCGCACCTTCGAGGTGCCCGGCGCCCCTCCCCTGCAGATCCTCACCGACGTGAACCTAGATGTTGCAGCAGGCGAGCACGTAGCCGTCGTGGGCCGCTCGGGCACCGGCAAGTCCACGCTGCTTAACCTGATCGGTCTGATCGACCAGCCCACCTCCGGCACCTACACCGTGGATCGGCAGGATACGCGCCGCCTGGGCGAAGCCCGCCGGGCCCGGTTGCGCGGGCGGACCTTCAGCTTCGTCTTCCAGTCCTTCAACCTCATCGCCGGGCTGTCCACCACGGAGAATGTGGCGGCGCCGCTCCTGTATGACACGGGCTCCGCCTTCTGGACCCGCACGAGGCGAGCTGAGGAGCTACTGGCCGCGGTTGGTCTGGAGGAGAAGATCGGCGCCCCCATCGGCAATTTGTCCGGGGGCGAGCAGCAGCGGGTCGCCATCGCGCGTGCCCTGGCCCGCCGCCCGCGGGTGATTCTGGCTGATGAGCCCACCGGGGCGCTCGACGTCGACACCGGCGCGCTGGTCATGGAGCTGCTCGAGCGCCAGTGCCACGAGACCGGTGCGGCGCTCATCGTCATCACCCACGACCTGGCGGTGGCCGGCCGCGCCCACACCCAGTACCGGCTCGACCACGGCGTACTCACCCCGATCACCGTGCACCACGAGCGCACCGGCGGACTGGACGAGTTCACTGAGGAGATCAACGCAGTTCCCGAGGAGGCGGCATCATGA
- a CDS encoding efflux RND transporter periplasmic adaptor subunit, with product MKRYVLPTLKTLIALVIALALVKIAFFPDSKAGTTVDITPGIDATTQTTVVTTGDIANTVDVKGQIVEDAAVEAQANLNGVVDSFAVSKGATVTQGEPLIYLKQVQPQEPTVSVDDEGNPVQTPVEDKVTWSTVYAPASGVVSFNVIQDQETSVGMVVATVSPGTFSAKGTITADQQYRLTNAPSSATLTVDGGPAPFECTGLKIGTRETTSTTTSETGEVTTTTGDGTTVEVRCAVPAQQQVFPGLSVTIGVDAGSATDTLIVPVTAVEGSVTKGNVWVVTDPAAPDAAEKREVTLGITNGESVQVTDGLAEGDEILLFVPNKDIARTGEPNTCEPDGSACYDENGEELL from the coding sequence GTGAAGCGCTATGTCCTGCCCACCTTAAAGACCCTGATTGCCCTTGTGATCGCGCTCGCGTTGGTGAAGATCGCCTTCTTCCCCGATTCCAAGGCCGGCACAACCGTGGACATCACCCCCGGCATCGACGCCACCACGCAGACCACCGTGGTGACCACCGGCGATATCGCAAACACGGTTGACGTCAAGGGACAGATCGTGGAGGACGCCGCGGTGGAGGCACAGGCGAACCTAAACGGCGTCGTCGACTCCTTCGCAGTCAGCAAGGGAGCGACTGTCACTCAGGGGGAGCCACTGATCTACCTCAAGCAGGTTCAGCCCCAGGAGCCGACCGTAAGCGTCGATGATGAGGGCAATCCCGTGCAGACGCCAGTGGAGGACAAGGTCACCTGGTCCACCGTCTATGCCCCTGCCAGCGGCGTAGTCTCCTTCAACGTCATCCAGGACCAGGAGACCAGCGTGGGCATGGTGGTGGCTACCGTCTCCCCCGGCACGTTCTCCGCCAAGGGGACGATCACCGCCGACCAGCAGTACCGGCTCACCAACGCCCCCTCCTCGGCCACCCTCACCGTCGACGGCGGGCCGGCTCCGTTTGAGTGCACGGGCCTGAAGATTGGCACTCGGGAGACCACCTCGACCACCACTTCCGAGACCGGCGAGGTAACGACTACCACCGGCGATGGCACCACCGTTGAAGTACGCTGCGCGGTACCCGCCCAGCAGCAGGTCTTCCCGGGTCTCTCGGTGACGATCGGCGTGGACGCCGGCTCGGCCACGGACACGCTGATCGTGCCGGTTACTGCCGTGGAGGGCAGCGTCACCAAGGGGAACGTGTGGGTGGTCACCGACCCCGCCGCCCCAGACGCCGCCGAGAAGCGGGAAGTGACCCTGGGTATCACCAACGGTGAGAGCGTCCAGGTGACCGACGGCCTGGCCGAGGGGGACGAAATCCTGCTGTTCGTGCCCAACAAGGACATCGCGCGCACCGGCGAGCCGAACACCTGCGAGCCGGACGGCTCCGCCTGCTACGACGAGAACGGCGAGGAGCTCCTGTGA
- a CDS encoding 2'-5' RNA ligase family protein, producing the protein MDVPVPAPSQCVLGVTIVLPEPWATRVRSVRTAVGDPHGNAIPPHITLLPPTAVDKDDLAAVTAHVSRVAARTAPFNLRAAGVGTFRPVSPVVFLGVAEGAGAIDALQQALRADDGPLRRTLRFPFHPHVTLAHEVDDDALDRAARSGSDIAAAFVVDRIHLQRLASDGSWVSLATPALGVTETLLREPHPLA; encoded by the coding sequence ATGGACGTTCCCGTGCCCGCACCCAGCCAATGCGTCCTCGGTGTGACCATCGTGCTGCCGGAGCCCTGGGCGACCCGTGTGCGCAGCGTGCGCACGGCCGTGGGAGACCCCCACGGCAATGCGATACCGCCCCACATCACCCTGCTGCCACCCACCGCGGTGGACAAGGACGACTTGGCGGCTGTGACGGCCCATGTGAGCCGGGTGGCCGCCCGGACTGCGCCCTTCAACCTGCGCGCCGCCGGCGTCGGCACCTTCCGGCCGGTCAGCCCGGTGGTCTTCCTCGGCGTCGCCGAGGGGGCAGGCGCTATCGATGCGCTCCAGCAGGCGTTGCGCGCCGACGACGGGCCGCTCAGACGCACCCTGCGTTTCCCCTTCCACCCGCACGTAACTCTCGCGCACGAGGTTGACGACGACGCGCTTGACCGCGCCGCGCGCTCGGGCAGCGACATCGCGGCGGCCTTCGTGGTCGACCGGATCCACCTTCAGCGCCTGGCGTCGGACGGCAGCTGGGTCTCGTTGGCGACCCCCGCCCTGGGAGTCACGGAGACCCTCCTTCGCGAGCCGCACCCGCTAGCCTGA
- a CDS encoding mannose-1-phosphate guanylyltransferase → MGEPDAPVLHAIIPAGGAGTRLWPLSRRRRPKFLLDLTGSGQSLLQGTVTRLAPLAATTTVVTGAAHVAAVARQLPDLPEANLLAEPAPRDSMAAIGLAAAVIARRHGREAIVGSFAADHLVADAAAFRSAVRQAAVLAAAGWLVTIGIEATGPSTAFGYIHAGDALDVPGAPDGRRVLGFTEKPDAATAARYLATGDYRWNAGMFVVRAGVLLDHLAEHRPALAAGIDEIAAAWDTPEQDAVMARVWTSLEAIAIDHAIAEPVAAAGGVATVPGDMGWDDVGGFDTLSGLVSPRAAGPAAGAAVLGEADVEAVDAAGALVASTSGRKVVLLGTPGIVVVDTPDALLVTTPERAQDVKGVVDRLKAEDRDALL, encoded by the coding sequence ATGGGTGAACCCGATGCCCCCGTCCTCCACGCGATCATTCCCGCCGGCGGCGCCGGCACCAGGCTGTGGCCGCTCAGCCGCCGCCGACGCCCCAAGTTCCTGCTGGACCTGACCGGCTCCGGGCAAAGCCTGCTGCAGGGCACCGTGACCCGCCTGGCCCCCCTGGCGGCGACGACGACGGTGGTCACCGGCGCCGCCCACGTGGCCGCCGTCGCCCGGCAGCTCCCGGACCTGCCCGAGGCGAACCTGCTGGCCGAGCCTGCCCCGCGCGACTCCATGGCCGCCATCGGCCTGGCCGCCGCCGTGATCGCCCGCCGCCACGGGCGCGAGGCGATTGTCGGCTCCTTCGCCGCGGATCACCTGGTGGCCGATGCCGCCGCCTTCCGCAGCGCGGTCCGCCAGGCGGCTGTACTGGCGGCGGCGGGCTGGTTGGTCACCATCGGTATCGAGGCCACCGGACCGTCCACGGCCTTCGGCTACATCCACGCCGGTGACGCCCTGGACGTGCCCGGGGCGCCGGACGGACGCCGAGTCCTCGGCTTCACCGAGAAACCGGACGCCGCTACCGCCGCCCGCTACCTGGCTACCGGCGACTACCGGTGGAACGCCGGCATGTTCGTGGTGCGCGCCGGCGTCCTCCTGGACCACCTGGCGGAGCACCGGCCCGCGCTGGCAGCCGGCATAGACGAGATCGCCGCTGCCTGGGACACCCCCGAGCAGGACGCCGTCATGGCGCGGGTATGGACTTCCCTGGAGGCTATCGCCATCGACCATGCCATCGCCGAGCCCGTGGCCGCCGCCGGCGGCGTGGCGACGGTCCCCGGAGACATGGGCTGGGACGACGTCGGCGGCTTCGACACCCTCTCCGGGCTCGTCTCCCCGCGCGCGGCGGGACCGGCGGCCGGGGCGGCGGTCCTGGGCGAGGCCGACGTCGAGGCGGTCGACGCCGCCGGGGCACTGGTCGCCTCTACTTCCGGCCGCAAGGTGGTGCTGCTGGGAACCCCCGGCATCGTTGTGGTGGATACTCCCGACGCGCTGCTGGTGACCACCCCGGAGCGCGCCCAGGACGTCAAGGGCGTCGTCGATCGGCTCAAGGCGGAAGATCGGGACGCACTGCTGTGA
- a CDS encoding BMP family lipoprotein encodes MKKKYPAITLGLVAALSLAACGSAPDSSGGDTGDFLACMVSDEGGFDDQSFNQSGKEGLDRAAADLGVQTKLVESQSISDYPTNVDSLVQQNCDLIIGVGFNLAADLAAAAQENPDINFALIDAPFTDAEGNLVELDNAKPLTFNTAEAAYLAGYAAAGTTESGKVATYGGGVLPTVQIFMEGFAKGVEKYNEDNDANVEVLGWDPDNPGSGSFVGNFTDTPMGQQLTELFLSQGADIVMPVAGPVGSGTIAAVKAAGDDNNAIVWVDADGYLSTESLGGSKYMLTSVVKGIGTAVYDTVQEATSGNFTSEPFIGTLANDGVSIADYHDWSDRVPDEVKEQVEVLKQQIIDGTLDVSTPYDPS; translated from the coding sequence GTGAAGAAGAAGTATCCCGCCATTACGCTCGGCCTGGTCGCAGCGCTGTCGCTTGCCGCCTGCGGCTCGGCCCCGGACTCCTCCGGCGGAGACACCGGCGATTTCCTCGCCTGCATGGTGTCCGACGAGGGCGGGTTCGACGACCAGTCCTTCAACCAGTCCGGCAAGGAGGGCCTGGACCGCGCTGCCGCCGACCTCGGCGTGCAGACCAAGCTCGTCGAGTCCCAGTCCATATCCGACTACCCCACCAACGTCGACTCCCTGGTACAGCAGAACTGCGACCTGATCATCGGCGTCGGCTTCAACCTCGCCGCCGACCTTGCCGCGGCCGCCCAGGAGAACCCGGATATCAACTTCGCGCTCATCGACGCTCCCTTCACCGATGCCGAGGGAAACTTGGTTGAGCTGGACAACGCCAAGCCGCTGACCTTCAACACTGCCGAGGCCGCCTACCTCGCCGGCTACGCCGCTGCCGGCACCACCGAGAGCGGCAAGGTCGCCACTTACGGGGGTGGAGTCCTTCCTACCGTGCAGATCTTCATGGAGGGCTTCGCCAAGGGCGTGGAGAAGTACAACGAGGACAACGACGCCAACGTCGAGGTCCTCGGCTGGGACCCTGACAACCCGGGCTCCGGCTCCTTCGTGGGCAACTTCACCGACACTCCTATGGGCCAGCAGCTGACCGAGCTGTTCCTCTCCCAGGGTGCCGACATTGTGATGCCCGTGGCCGGCCCGGTCGGCTCCGGCACGATCGCGGCGGTCAAGGCGGCCGGTGACGACAACAACGCGATCGTCTGGGTGGACGCCGACGGCTATCTCAGCACCGAGTCCCTCGGCGGCAGCAAGTACATGCTGACCTCTGTGGTCAAGGGCATCGGTACCGCCGTGTACGACACCGTCCAGGAGGCCACCTCGGGCAACTTCACCTCTGAGCCCTTCATCGGCACCCTCGCCAATGACGGTGTGTCCATCGCCGACTACCACGACTGGTCCGACCGGGTCCCTGACGAGGTCAAGGAGCAGGTCGAGGTACTCAAGCAGCAGATCATCGACGGCACCCTCGACGTGTCCACGCCCTACGACCCGTCCTGA